The sequence GATGCACCTGAACCTCAATATGGAGAAATCAATATACTCCTGCTCGGTTCGGATGCCCGTCCCGAAGACGATGACGGCCGTTCGGACTCTCTCATGATCGCGCACTACAACCAAGATACGAAGGAACTGAAGACCGTGTCCGTCATGCGTGATATCTATGTAGAGATCCCGGGGCACGGCAAGCATAAGATGAACGCCGCCTACTCTTTAGGCGGCCCGGAACTTGTCCGCCAGACGATCAAGGAAAATTTCGGACTCGATGTGCATTATTATGCCGAGGTCAATTTCGACGGGTTCCCGAAAGTCGTCGATGTCATCGCGCCTGACGGCATAGAAGTCGACATTCCCTATCAGATGTCCCATGGCATCAATATGACATTGGAACCCGGCGTACAGCGTCTGCATGGCAAGGAACTTCTCGGATATGTGCGTTTCCGTCACGACAGCAAGAGCGACTTCGGCCGGGTGGAAAGACAGCAGGAAGCGCTCGCCAAACTGAAGAAGGAAGCGGTCAGCCTGCACAGTCTGCTCAGCCTTCCGAAACTTCTCGGTATGGCGGACAGCTATGTGAAAACCAACCTGGACAAGCGGACGATGCTGTCCATCGGCAAGGGGCTGCTCGACAATAAGGATGCCGGCATCGAATCTCTCAGGATTCCGCTCGATGACTCGTATGAAGACAGACGGGTGGAAGGAGCGGGACTGGTGCTCGATATCGACTTCGAAGAAAACACGGAAGCACTGA comes from Sporosarcina trichiuri and encodes:
- a CDS encoding LCP family protein, whose translation is MKRSEIRTRKKKRKLWVGLLVFLLLVGGGIALYWFSEYNAGQSLAGETPDDGDEDIFDAPEPQYGEINILLLGSDARPEDDDGRSDSLMIAHYNQDTKELKTVSVMRDIYVEIPGHGKHKMNAAYSLGGPELVRQTIKENFGLDVHYYAEVNFDGFPKVVDVIAPDGIEVDIPYQMSHGINMTLEPGVQRLHGKELLGYVRFRHDSKSDFGRVERQQEALAKLKKEAVSLHSLLSLPKLLGMADSYVKTNLDKRTMLSIGKGLLDNKDAGIESLRIPLDDSYEDRRVEGAGLVLDIDFEENTEALNNFLEGKPVTADTDQSDADGSRTETDNE